GATGTTTCTCCAGATGTCATACAGGGCAGGGATTAACACAATAAACCGGATGCGAGGGAAGATCGAGGGGATGTTAAGGGAAAGCAAACGGAGGCGTTCACCCTCTCCGCAGCGAAGAGGGTGAAATCAGGTATTTCAGTCGATGTATTTCATCGCAACCCTTGACGTCAGGCGCGTGATAAGTTCGTAAGCACTCACCTTTGTCATTTCAGCAATGCGCTCAACCGGCAGCCCTTCGCCCCACAAAATAACCGGGTCGCCAGCTTTATCGGTGGATACCGGGCCTAAATCGACGCAAATCATGTCCATCGCCACGCGACCGACAATCTTAACTTCCCGACCGTTCACCAGCACCGGCGTTCCGGACGGTGCGGCACGCGGATAGCCATCCCCGTAGCCCATGGCAACCACCCCGAGACGGGTGTCGCGTTCGCTGGACCAGGTGCCGCCGTAGCCCACTGGTTCACCCGCTTTGTGCTCGCGCACGGCAATCAGGTTAGACGTCAGCGACATCACCGGTTTGAAGCCAAATTCGTCGGCCCAGGGTTTGTTCTCGAGTGGCGATACGCCGTACAGGATGATCCCCGGGCGCACCCAGTCAAAATGCGACTGTGGCCACAGCAGAATCCCACCGGACGCGGCAATGGAACGCTGCCCCGGCTTGCCTTCGGTGAAAGTCAGAAATATATCGAGCTGTTGTTCGGTCGCACCGCATTCTGGCTCGTCGGCGCGAGCAAAATGGCTGACCACGTTCACCGGCTGACGCACGTTTTTGCACTGGCTCAGGCGCTGATAAAACGCATTCGCTTCTTCCGGGCGCACGCCTAAGCGGTGCATACCGGTATCCAGCTTCATCCAGACGGTAACCGGCTCTGGCAAATCAGCCTGCTCCAGCGCTTCCAGCTGTTCGGGGTTGTGCACCACGGTGTGGAAAGCCTGAGCGGAAATCAGCGGCAGATCGCTTCCATTGAAAAAACCTTCCAGCAGCAGAACCGGCTGGGAAATGCCGCCCTCGCGCAGGTGCAGGGCCTCTTCCAGGCGGGCGACGCCAAAGGCATCGGCGTCGGGGAGCGTTCGCGCGGTCTCCAGGAGACCGTGTCCGTAAGCGTTCGCTTTCACGACCGCAACGAGCTTACTGGCGGGAGCCAGTTCGCGCAGGCGTTGCAGATTGTGTCGCAGAGCGCGGCGGTTAATAACAACAGTTGCCGCTTGCATGTGAATTCCTTAGATATCACTCATCATCATATTGTGGCCCGGCGTAATTATCAAAGCGCGACCATTGCCCGTTGAACGTCAGGCGTACGGTGCCGATCGGGCCGTTACGCTGTTTACCCAGAATGATTTCGGCGATGCCTTTCAGGTCGCTGTTCTCGTGATAAACCTCATCCCGGTAGATGAACATGATTAAGTCGGCATCCTGCTCGATGGAGCCGGATTCACGCAGGTCGGAGTTGACCGGGCGCTTATCGGCGCGCTGCTCCAGGGAACGGTTAAGCTGCGACAGCGCCACTACCGGCACCTGAAGCTCTTTCGCTAATGCCTTGAGCGAGCGAGAAATTTCGGCAATTTCCAGGGTACGGTTGTCCGACAACGACGGGACGCGCATCAGCTGCAGGTAGTCGATCATGATCAGGCCAATGCCGCCATGTTCGCGGGCGATACGACGCGCGCGGGAGCGCACTTCCGTCGGCGTCAGGCCGGAGGAATCATCAATGTAGATATTACGTTTTTCGAGCAAAATGCCCATGGTGCCTGAAATGCGCGCCCAGTCTTCATCATCCAGCTGACCAGTACGAATACGGGTCTGGTCGACACGCGAGAGCGACGCCAGGCAACGCATCATAATTTGTTCGGAGGGCATTTCGAGACTGAAGATAAGCACCGGCTTATCCTGCAACATCGCCGCGTTTTCGACGAGGTTCATCGCAAACGTCGTTTTACCCATCGACGGACGTGCCGCGACGATAATCAAATCCGACGGCTGCAAACCGGCGGTCTTTTTATTCAGATCGTCATAACCGGTGTTCACGCCCGTTACGCCGTCGTGCGGCTGCTGGAAAAGCTGCTCGATACGCGCCACGGTGGCGTCGAGCACCTCGGCGATATTTTTCGGGCCTTCGTCTTTATTGGCGCGGCTTTCGGCGATTTTGAATACCCGGCTTTCGGCCAAATCCAGCAGGTCTTCACTGGTGCGGCCCTGGGGATCAAAACCGGCTTCGGCGATTTCATTCGCCACCGAGATCATGTCACGCACAACCGCACGTTCGCGCACGATGTCCGCGTAAGCGCTGATGTTCGCCGCACTTGGGGTGTTTTTCGACAATTCCGCCAGATAAGCGAACCCGCCGCAGGTATCCAGTTGCCCTTCCCGCTCAAGCGATTCCGCGAGCGTAATCAGGTCAATCGGGCTGCCTTTTTCCTGCAAACGCGCCATTTCGGTAAAAATATGGCGATGCGGACGGGTATAAAAATCTTCTGCTACGACGCGTTCGGCGACGTCATCCCAGCGCTGGTTATCCAGCATTAAACCGCCCAACACCGACTGTTCCGCTTCAATCGAGTGCGGGGGTACTTTCAGCCCGGAGACCATTGGATCGCGGTCACGTGGCTCAGTCTGTTGTTTGTTGAAGGGTTTATTTCCTGCCATAGTGAATGGAGTTACCGGGTTGAAGAGTGGGTCGTAAGATTATCATATCTGATGCCCCTACTAAACGATATGTACGGAGGAAGCATGGCAACGCGAATAGAATTTCATCAGCACGGTGGGCCTGACGTACTCAACGCCGCGGAATTTACCCCAACGGATCCGAAAGAGAACGAGATCCAGGTGGAGAACAAGGCCATCGGCATTAACTATATCGATACTTACATCCGCAGCGGGCTGTATCCGCCGCCCTCTTTGCCGAGTGGTCTGGGAACGGAAGCCGCAGGCGTGGTCAGCAAAGTCGGCAGCGGCGTGAAGCACATTAAAGCGGGCGACCGCGTGGTCTACGCGCAGTCATCGCTTGGGGCTTACAGCTCAGTCCATAACGTGCCTGCCGATAAAGCCGCGATTCTGCCCGCCGCAATTTCCTATGAACAAGCCGCCGCCTCATTCCTCAAAGGGCTGACGGTGTTTTACCTCCTGCGCAAAACCTACGAAATTAAGCCGAACGAACCGTTCCTGTTCCACGCCGCTGCCGGTGGCGTGGGGCTGATTGCCTGCCAGTGGGCAAAAGCATTGGGGGCTCAGCTGATTGGTACCGTGGGCTCGGCGCAAAAAGCGCAGCGCGCGTTACAGGCCGGGGCCTGGCAGGTAATTAACTACCGGGAAGAAAACCTGGTGGAACGCGTGAAAGAGATGACGAACGGCAAAAAGCTGCGCGTGGTGTATGACTCGGTGGGGAAAGACACCTGGGAAGCGTCGCTGGATTGCCTGCAGCGTCGCGGCCTGATGGTCAGCTTTGGTAATTCCTCCGGCGCGGTCACCGGCGTGAATCTCGGTATTCTGAATCAGAAAGGCTCTCTGTTTGCCACCCGCCCTTCCCTTCAGGGTTACATCACCACCCGCGAAGAACTGGAAGAAGCCAGCAATGAGCTGTTTTCGCTGATCGCCAGCGGCGTGATTAAAGTGGACGTGGCCGATAGCCAGAAATTCGCGTTGCACGATGCGCAGAAAGCGCATGAAACGCTGGAAAGCCGGGCAACACAAGGCTCGAGTTTGCTGCTGCCGTAATTCAGGTAGAGCAGAAATTAGTAGGGCTTCCTTTCGGAAGCCCTTTTTTTATCGTTCGCTGTATGTAGGGTACAGCGCGATGAATTCATTATCGCGCTAAGAATGACAGATTTATGACGCAATGCCTACGCTGCCATTCTCAGGTTGTGACGCACACCGCAAACCCTTAATAGCGCCAGCGATCGTCACGTCGATAGGCCGGGACTTTCGGCGTTTTGACCGCCCGGATAATCCACACCACGGCGACGGCAAGCAGCAGCCACGGCAGCAGTTTGATCATCAGGGCAAACAGGCCACCGACGAACATCAGCGCGGTCGCAACCACTATCGCTGCCAGAATGCCCAGTACGGAAACTCCGGTAACCAGCAGCATGACAAAGAATCCGATGAAAAATAACAGTTCCAGCATGGCGTTTCCCCTTAAAAATAATAACCCACTGCCTTTACCATTACAAAAATCATGCCAAAACGTATTTACCTGATTTTAAACAAAAACGCCCCGCAGAAGCCTGCGAGGCGTGGTCAATCAGACTAACTTTTAGCGTATTTCTTAACGCTTATTCGCCACCAGTTGTAGCGCCTGTTCAAGCACGTCGATATTCGCACCCGCTTTGTGGGCGTTTTCACTGAGGTAACGACGCCACTGGCGTGCACCTGGAATGCCCTGGAACAAACCGAGCATGTGACGCGTCACGTGGCCGAGATAGGTGCCATTGCTTAGCTCACGTTCGATGTAAGGATACATGGCGCGAACCACATCAACCGGATCTGGATCGACGCCTTCAACGCCAAAAATTTCACGGTCGACCGATGCCAGAATGCCCGGATTCTGATACGCCTCTCGGCCCACCATCACGCCGTCCATATGCTGCAAATGTTCGTTGGATTCAGCCAGCGATTTAATGCCGCCGTTAATCGACATCGTCAGGTGCGGGAAGTCACGCTTGAGCTGATACACACGCGGGTAATCCAGCGGCGGAATTTCACGGTTTTCTTTCGGGCTGAGGCCAGAAAGCCAGGCTTTACGCGCGTGGATAATAAACATCTCGCACTCGCCGTTACCGGACACGGTGTTGATAAAGTCGCAGAGAAATTCGTAGCTGTCCTGGTCATCAATGCCGATGCGAGTTTTGACCGTCACCGGAATCGATACCACATCACGCATCGCTTTAACGCTGTCGGCAACCAGCTGGGCGTTGCCCATCAGGCAGGCGCCAAACATGCCGTTTTGTACGCGGTCGGACGGACAGCCGACGTTGAGGTTAATTTCGTCGTAGCCGCGTTCTTCCGCAAGCTTGGCACAATGCGCCAGTGCAGCCGGGTCGCTGCCGCCCAGCTGCAGGGCCAGCGGATGTTCTTCTTCGCTGTACGCCAGGTAATCGCCTTTGCCATGAATAATCGCCCCGGTGGTCACCATTTCGGTGTACAGCAGCGTGTGGCGGGACAACAGGCGCAGGAAGTAACGACAATGCCTGTCCGTCCAGTCGAGCATCGGTGCGATGGAGAAACGGTGCGCAGGATAAGCGGAGGATTGTGTTTCTGGCAGCATGGCGAAGTATTGAGCATCCGGTGGAAAATGGGGCGCTACTATAGCACAAAGAAAAAGCGGAGGCGCATGGCCTCCGCGATTGTCAGAATGTCAGACCCAACTGCACCCCCGCACCCCAGGTTTGATCCTCGCCGTACAGACCCATCAGGTCGACATGCACCGTGTTCAGCGGGGCGAAGCCCACACCGGCGGTGAAGACATTGCTGTCGTTGCCTTTGACGTCCGCCCGGTAACCCGCTCGCACCGCCAGCCAGCTCAGCGGCGTCACTTCCGCCCCGACGCCGACGTATTGCGAATCGTCTTCGGTTTTGAAGCCTTTGGTTTCCGTCAGGTCGCCGTCGGCGGTCAGCGTCAACAAATCGGTATGCCATGCCACGCCCGCAGTCACCAACGGTCGGATTTGGTATGTGTCTTTGTAGTTGGTGGTTACGCCGGTGGCGTTGTTTTTGATGCGCACGTCTTTGGTGTCGATATCGCGTGACATCAGGTTCTGCCCGCTCAGGCCGACGGTCCAGTTTTCACCAAAGTCCGCCGCAATACCGGCATCGACGTTAAAGCCGGTGTCGTCGTTGCGGTACTTGCTGTCCTTCCAGTCGTCGCTGTGATAATTGTCGATAGAGGTGGTGTAGTTATAAACCCAGGTTTGTTGCAGCTTCGGCGTTACGCCAAACGACACCGGCACGCCGCCGATATCAAACTTACGCGCAATGGCGATGCCGTAGTCGGACACAATCGCTGCTTTCCCCGACGCGGTGGAGTTCAGGTTATTGGTTATCTGATCGCTACCGTTCAGCACCGCATTCGCTGCCTCGGTGGCAGCAAACGCGTCAGAGTTTTGAATGTTGCGCAGGTAGTCGATATCGCTCTGATCGATGTTCGAACTGACCCGAGCATGGGCGTAGGCTTTGGTCACGAATGCCAGCGAGACCGCCGAGGTCGGCACGCTCACGGCGATCCCCGCGCCAGCATTGGCTCGCGCCGTTTTGCCACGCAGATCGTTCAGCTGCCCGGCCAGATCTCCCGCCGCACTCTGGAACTGATTTAATGTGCCGCCCGGATCCAGCAGGATCCCTTCCGGCGTCAGGTTATCCAGGACATTTTTGTAGTGGTCGATCTCATCGCTGATATCATCAATTTGATCACGAAGATTGTCTTTGTCGGTAATCTGCCCTCCGACAGATGGAATAACGACAGAGACATCATCATCCGGTTGTGACTTCGCCAGCAGCGCGGGGTTGATCAGCACCGCACTCCCATAGTTGGCCGACGCCACGCCGGTTCCCCCCATCGCATCATTTCTTGCCTCTGACCACGTATTGGCCGCTCCCGCCTGATTTGCCATAAACAGGGAGACAGCCGCAGACACCACAGAATATTTGATATTTTTTTTCACGGTATACTCGTTATTTGCAGATGAACGTTAATCCCCTTTCAGTTATCCGCTGAAAAGGGTCGATCTATTGCTGTGAATAACGATATAAAAAGCAGCCAATTAGGGTGATTTGAGTTAAGGGGCGCTGTGTTAACGTTGTAATATGTGACGCCCCTCAATATTTATAGAAGAGATTGTTATTTTCGTGAAGGTTTCCCGTCATGCGGGCCAAAAAATTGTGGCGGATGGTCCACCCATCGGTCCTGGCGGGTCGCGGCGTATTCCGGATTCAACGGATAATATATCCTGTTTTGCTTTTTATTCGCTTCACCGACGACCAGTAGCTCCACCTCTTCCTCAGTATTATTGATGAAGGTGTGGCAGACCCCTGTTCCTGACGGAAAGCCTACGCTGTCGCCGGGTTCCAGCTGCCACAGGTAGCCGTTGATCCACGCCTGAGGGCGGCCTTCAATCACGTAGATAAACTCTTCTTCGTCGCTTTCAGCGTGGGGATAAGAGGTGCGTCGGCCAGGCGGCAAGCGTTCGTGATGAATGCCAAGACGCATCAGGCCCAGTTTGCGAGCCAGCGGCGCGCCAACGGAAATCAGCTCTTTGCTATCGGGATAACCGGCGTTATCAGGCTCTTCCAGCTCGCGCCAGTGTCGAATACAGTCTGGTCTTTTCATGATGTTCCCTCGGGTAGTGATGCGTCAGGTATAGCATACCCGGCAGGTTATCGGCGTTTCGGCCATAACATGATAAAGTAGACGTTTACTTTACACCCGATTTCGAGGCGCCTATGGACCCGATCACTCCACAAGACATGCTCGTGCAGGCCGAAAAGCTTTGCACACAACGTGGCGTTCGTCTGACACCGCAACGCCTCGAAGTATTACGCCTGATGACGCTGCAACAGGGCGCAATCAGTGCGTACGATCTGCTGGACCTGCTGAAAGTCAGCGAGCCGCAGGCGAAACCGCCTACCGTATACCGCGCGCTGGAGTTTTTACTCGAGCAGGGGTTTGTACATAAGGTGGAATCGACCAATAGCTACGTGCTGTGCCATCTGTTTGATAAACCGTCGCATACGTCGGCGATGTTTATCTGCGATCGCTGTGGCGTGGTGAAGGAAGAAGCGGCTGACGGGGTGGAAGACATTATGCATACGCTGGCGGCCCGCATGGGGTTTGCGCTGCGTCATAATGTGATTGAGGCACATGGGCTGTGCTCAGGGTGTGTCGAAGTGGAAGCTTGCCGCACGCAGGACTGCTGCGGTCATGATCATACGATTCAAATCAAACGTAAGCCTGGTCAGAAGTAAGCCCAGAAAAAAGAGAGGGCGGCCTTAAGCCGCCCTGAGGGTTGTACTTCCTTGTACGCACGGGTAGTGCATTTGTTTACCAGCGGTAATCGTTGCGGGTTTCCCAGTCTTTGACCTCGTCCTCGGCCTGATCTTTCGCGTATCCGTAACGCTCCTGGATTTTCCCAACCAGCTGGTCACGCTTACCTTCGATAACCGTGAAGTCATCATCGGTGAGCTTACCCCATTTCTCTTTCACTTTACCTTTCAGCTGTTTCCAGTTGCCGCCGACTTCGTCTTTATTCATGATCTATTCCTCATCAGTTCGGTGGTGCAGAGTGAAGATACGTCGTCCGTTAACACCGTTTTCTGCTGGACGTGATAAAGAGTATAGGTAAGCATTTCGCCATCCGGGGATTATTCAGAATCTTTAACCATCGGGTGAAAATTAAGCCATTACGAAAACCACGTTCCCTGCTGCCAGTGACGCCGCCAAATCCACGCCAGAGACAGGCCGCGCAGCGCCAGGAACACCGCCAGTGCCAGCCACAATCCGTGGTTGCCCAACACCGGCACCGTCAGCAGCGTGAGGGCAAAACCGGCAGCGGCCACCGCCATGCTGTTCCGCATTTCCGCCCCACGCGTTGCACCGATAAACATCCCGTCGAGCAGATAACACCACACGCCGATCACCGGTAACACCACCTGCCAGATGACGTAGTGGTCGGCCAGCTCGCGCAATTGGGTTATCGAGGTCAGCATCGCGACGATGTGCTCCCCCGCCACCGAATAAATCAGCGCAAAGGCCAGGGCAACAATACCGGACTGGCGGCAGGCCGCTTTCCAGACGTCCAGCAACTGGCTGTCATCCCGCGCGCCGTAAGCCTGCCCGGAATGCGCTTCCACCGCATAGGCGAAGCCATCCAGCGCGTAGGCGGTGAAGGTGAGCATCGTCATCAACACTGCGTTCACCGCGACGATATCGCTGCCCAGACGCGCGCCAAATACCGTGAGCGCACCAAAACAGAGTTGCAGGAGCAGCGAGCGCAACATGATGTCGCGGTTCAACGCCAGCAGGCGGCGGATGTTGCCTCGCCAGGCGTCTTTGAGCATATCCAGCGATATACCGCGCAGGTGCAGAACGCGCCGCACCATCAGCAAGCCGATGAAAAAGGTCGCATATTCGGAACATGCCGTCGCCAGCGCCGCGCCCTGCACGTTCATGTGCAGGCCCATCACCAGCCATAAATCGAGCACGATATTTAAGACGTTGCCGACCACCAGCAAAATCACCGGAGCACGCGCGTACTGCACGCCGAGCAGCCAGCCAAGCAGTACCAGGTTTGCCAGGGACGCAGGTGCGCTTAACCAACGGATTTCAAGGAAACGCCGCGCCTGTTCCAGCACAGCATCGCTGCCGCCGACAATGTGCAGCGCCAGGTCAATCAGCGGGGTACGGAGCACCACTATTACCAGGCCCGCCCCCAGCGCCAGTAGCAGAGGCTGTACCAGCGCGCGAGCCAGACGCACAGGGTCTTTAGCGCCATAGGCTTGTGCGGTGAGGCCGGTGGTGCTCATGCGCAGGAATAACAGCAACATGAACAGGAAACTGGTCGCCATGGAGCCGATCGCCACGCCGCCAAGATAAACAGGACTGTCGAGATGACCGATGACCGCCGTATCCACCAGCCCCAACAGCGGCACTGTGATATTGGAGAAAATCATCGGCAGCGCGAGACGCCACAATGCCTTGTCTGCAGTGGTGAAGAGCGACATGAGAAAACCTGTGAATGTGAATGGGGTAAAAAAGATAACAAAATGGCGCCAGAACGGCGCCACTGAAAATACTTAATTCCGGCCTGACGAGACGGTTACAG
This DNA window, taken from Scandinavium goeteborgense, encodes the following:
- the alr gene encoding alanine racemase; this encodes MQAATVVINRRALRHNLQRLRELAPASKLVAVVKANAYGHGLLETARTLPDADAFGVARLEEALHLREGGISQPVLLLEGFFNGSDLPLISAQAFHTVVHNPEQLEALEQADLPEPVTVWMKLDTGMHRLGVRPEEANAFYQRLSQCKNVRQPVNVVSHFARADEPECGATEQQLDIFLTFTEGKPGQRSIAASGGILLWPQSHFDWVRPGIILYGVSPLENKPWADEFGFKPVMSLTSNLIAVREHKAGEPVGYGGTWSSERDTRLGVVAMGYGDGYPRAAPSGTPVLVNGREVKIVGRVAMDMICVDLGPVSTDKAGDPVILWGEGLPVERIAEMTKVSAYELITRLTSRVAMKYID
- the dnaB gene encoding replicative DNA helicase, translated to MAGNKPFNKQQTEPRDRDPMVSGLKVPPHSIEAEQSVLGGLMLDNQRWDDVAERVVAEDFYTRPHRHIFTEMARLQEKGSPIDLITLAESLEREGQLDTCGGFAYLAELSKNTPSAANISAYADIVRERAVVRDMISVANEIAEAGFDPQGRTSEDLLDLAESRVFKIAESRANKDEGPKNIAEVLDATVARIEQLFQQPHDGVTGVNTGYDDLNKKTAGLQPSDLIIVAARPSMGKTTFAMNLVENAAMLQDKPVLIFSLEMPSEQIMMRCLASLSRVDQTRIRTGQLDDEDWARISGTMGILLEKRNIYIDDSSGLTPTEVRSRARRIAREHGGIGLIMIDYLQLMRVPSLSDNRTLEIAEISRSLKALAKELQVPVVALSQLNRSLEQRADKRPVNSDLRESGSIEQDADLIMFIYRDEVYHENSDLKGIAEIILGKQRNGPIGTVRLTFNGQWSRFDNYAGPQYDDE
- a CDS encoding quinone oxidoreductase, with amino-acid sequence MATRIEFHQHGGPDVLNAAEFTPTDPKENEIQVENKAIGINYIDTYIRSGLYPPPSLPSGLGTEAAGVVSKVGSGVKHIKAGDRVVYAQSSLGAYSSVHNVPADKAAILPAAISYEQAAASFLKGLTVFYLLRKTYEIKPNEPFLFHAAAGGVGLIACQWAKALGAQLIGTVGSAQKAQRALQAGAWQVINYREENLVERVKEMTNGKKLRVVYDSVGKDTWEASLDCLQRRGLMVSFGNSSGAVTGVNLGILNQKGSLFATRPSLQGYITTREELEEASNELFSLIASGVIKVDVADSQKFALHDAQKAHETLESRATQGSSLLLP
- the pspG gene encoding envelope stress response protein PspG, translating into MLELLFFIGFFVMLLVTGVSVLGILAAIVVATALMFVGGLFALMIKLLPWLLLAVAVVWIIRAVKTPKVPAYRRDDRWRY
- the dusA gene encoding tRNA dihydrouridine(20/20a) synthase DusA encodes the protein MLPETQSSAYPAHRFSIAPMLDWTDRHCRYFLRLLSRHTLLYTEMVTTGAIIHGKGDYLAYSEEEHPLALQLGGSDPAALAHCAKLAEERGYDEINLNVGCPSDRVQNGMFGACLMGNAQLVADSVKAMRDVVSIPVTVKTRIGIDDQDSYEFLCDFINTVSGNGECEMFIIHARKAWLSGLSPKENREIPPLDYPRVYQLKRDFPHLTMSINGGIKSLAESNEHLQHMDGVMVGREAYQNPGILASVDREIFGVEGVDPDPVDVVRAMYPYIERELSNGTYLGHVTRHMLGLFQGIPGARQWRRYLSENAHKAGANIDVLEQALQLVANKR
- the traF gene encoding conjugal transfer protein TraF is translated as MKKNIKYSVVSAAVSLFMANQAGAANTWSEARNDAMGGTGVASANYGSAVLINPALLAKSQPDDDVSVVIPSVGGQITDKDNLRDQIDDISDEIDHYKNVLDNLTPEGILLDPGGTLNQFQSAAGDLAGQLNDLRGKTARANAGAGIAVSVPTSAVSLAFVTKAYAHARVSSNIDQSDIDYLRNIQNSDAFAATEAANAVLNGSDQITNNLNSTASGKAAIVSDYGIAIARKFDIGGVPVSFGVTPKLQQTWVYNYTTSIDNYHSDDWKDSKYRNDDTGFNVDAGIAADFGENWTVGLSGQNLMSRDIDTKDVRIKNNATGVTTNYKDTYQIRPLVTAGVAWHTDLLTLTADGDLTETKGFKTEDDSQYVGVGAEVTPLSWLAVRAGYRADVKGNDSNVFTAGVGFAPLNTVHVDLMGLYGEDQTWGAGVQLGLTF
- a CDS encoding cupin domain-containing protein, which produces MKRPDCIRHWRELEEPDNAGYPDSKELISVGAPLARKLGLMRLGIHHERLPPGRRTSYPHAESDEEEFIYVIEGRPQAWINGYLWQLEPGDSVGFPSGTGVCHTFINNTEEEVELLVVGEANKKQNRIYYPLNPEYAATRQDRWVDHPPQFFGPHDGKPSRK
- the zur gene encoding zinc uptake transcriptional repressor Zur, producing the protein MDPITPQDMLVQAEKLCTQRGVRLTPQRLEVLRLMTLQQGAISAYDLLDLLKVSEPQAKPPTVYRALEFLLEQGFVHKVESTNSYVLCHLFDKPSHTSAMFICDRCGVVKEEAADGVEDIMHTLAARMGFALRHNVIEAHGLCSGCVEVEACRTQDCCGHDHTIQIKRKPGQK
- a CDS encoding CsbD family protein encodes the protein MNKDEVGGNWKQLKGKVKEKWGKLTDDDFTVIEGKRDQLVGKIQERYGYAKDQAEDEVKDWETRNDYRW
- the dinF gene encoding MATE family efflux transporter DinF, whose amino-acid sequence is MSLFTTADKALWRLALPMIFSNITVPLLGLVDTAVIGHLDSPVYLGGVAIGSMATSFLFMLLLFLRMSTTGLTAQAYGAKDPVRLARALVQPLLLALGAGLVIVVLRTPLIDLALHIVGGSDAVLEQARRFLEIRWLSAPASLANLVLLGWLLGVQYARAPVILLVVGNVLNIVLDLWLVMGLHMNVQGAALATACSEYATFFIGLLMVRRVLHLRGISLDMLKDAWRGNIRRLLALNRDIMLRSLLLQLCFGALTVFGARLGSDIVAVNAVLMTMLTFTAYALDGFAYAVEAHSGQAYGARDDSQLLDVWKAACRQSGIVALAFALIYSVAGEHIVAMLTSITQLRELADHYVIWQVVLPVIGVWCYLLDGMFIGATRGAEMRNSMAVAAAGFALTLLTVPVLGNHGLWLALAVFLALRGLSLAWIWRRHWQQGTWFS